The Pseudomonas wenzhouensis genome has a segment encoding these proteins:
- a CDS encoding YkgJ family cysteine cluster protein, with translation MECRAGCGACCIAPSISSPIPGMPNGKPAGVRCIHLNAEFLCAIFGRPERPAVCAGFKAEAELCADDRESAIRLLGWLEQATA, from the coding sequence ATGGAGTGTCGTGCCGGTTGCGGTGCCTGCTGCATCGCGCCTTCCATCAGCTCGCCGATTCCAGGCATGCCCAATGGCAAGCCGGCTGGCGTGCGCTGCATTCATCTCAATGCCGAATTTCTCTGCGCCATTTTCGGTCGCCCGGAGCGCCCGGCGGTCTGCGCCGGGTTCAAGGCCGAGGCTGAGCTATGTGCCGATGACCGTGAAAGCGCCATTCGCCTGCTGGG
- a CDS encoding thiol-disulfide oxidoreductase DCC family protein, whose translation MTEPSLPPGLSAGERVVLFDGVCKLCNGWAKFLIHHDRTRQFRLASVQSAQGQALLAWYGLPTDRFDTMALIDEAGLHVRSTALLRILSRLPQPWRALRLLRLLPRPLRDWCYDRIALNRYRLFGRHAVCLLPTADHAERFLHD comes from the coding sequence ATGACGGAGCCATCGCTACCACCCGGCCTGTCGGCTGGCGAGCGCGTCGTGCTGTTCGACGGCGTCTGCAAGCTGTGCAACGGCTGGGCGAAGTTTCTTATCCACCATGACCGTACCCGGCAGTTTCGCCTCGCGTCCGTGCAGTCCGCTCAGGGGCAGGCGTTGCTGGCCTGGTATGGGCTGCCGACCGATCGTTTCGACACCATGGCCCTGATCGACGAGGCGGGGCTGCATGTGCGCTCCACGGCGCTGCTGCGCATTCTCTCGCGCTTGCCGCAACCCTGGCGTGCGCTGCGATTACTGCGTCTGCTGCCCCGGCCGCTGCGGGATTGGTGTTATGACCGCATTGCGCTGAATCGCTATCGCCTGTTCGGCCGGCATGCCGTTTGCCTGCTGCCCACGGCCGACCACGCCGAGCGCTTTCTGCATGACTGA
- a CDS encoding DoxX-like family protein, translated as MTERRLAQIAWLARLALAAVFVWHGLAPKILWLSPDEVAMIGAHGLPDHALFAPELIARIGGIAEVLLGIALLTIRRQRWPLLAAAAVLLVLLLDVALLSPHLLIQAFNPLSTNLAALALCAVAWLAEAPATTDS; from the coding sequence ATGACTGAGCGGCGGCTGGCGCAGATCGCCTGGCTCGCGCGGCTGGCATTGGCGGCGGTATTCGTCTGGCATGGTCTGGCGCCGAAGATTCTCTGGCTGAGCCCTGACGAGGTGGCGATGATCGGTGCGCACGGCTTGCCCGATCACGCGTTGTTCGCACCGGAGCTGATCGCCCGTATCGGAGGCATCGCCGAGGTATTGCTGGGCATTGCGCTGCTGACCATTCGCCGTCAGCGCTGGCCGTTGCTGGCGGCCGCAGCAGTCTTGCTGGTGCTGCTGCTTGATGTTGCGCTGCTGAGCCCCCACCTGTTGATTCAGGCGTTCAATCCTCTGTCCACCAACCTGGCAGCGCTGGCCCTCTGCGCGGTGGCCTGGCTGGCCGAAGCGCCTGCTACCACCGATTCCTGA
- the rhtA gene encoding threonine/homoserine exporter RhtA produces MPRSALLVPIALLVVAMVSIQSGASLAKNLFPIVGAEGTTTLRLVLGAIILSLVMQPWRARLDLRKCQSLLAYGLALGGMNLLFYMSLQSIPLGIAVALEFTGPLALALFSSRRLLDFVWVILAVIGLWMLLPTGATQSAIDPLGAALALGAGVCWALYIIFGQKAGAQHGRHTVALGTWVAALLVLPIGAWHAGSDLLSLDLLPIALGVAVLSSALPYSLEMVALTRLPARTFSVLMSLEPAIAAMCGLAFLGEKLLWGQWLAVGAIIVASAGAAATIRPKR; encoded by the coding sequence ATGCCACGCTCCGCCCTTCTTGTCCCCATCGCCCTGCTCGTGGTGGCGATGGTTTCGATCCAGAGCGGCGCGTCGCTGGCCAAGAACCTGTTCCCTATAGTCGGCGCCGAAGGCACCACCACCCTGCGCCTGGTGCTGGGGGCAATCATTCTGTCGCTGGTGATGCAGCCCTGGCGCGCCAGGTTGGACCTGCGCAAGTGCCAGTCATTGCTTGCCTACGGCCTGGCGCTGGGTGGGATGAATCTGCTGTTCTACATGTCATTGCAGAGCATCCCGCTGGGTATCGCCGTAGCACTGGAATTCACCGGCCCGCTGGCCCTGGCGCTGTTTTCCTCGCGCCGCCTGCTGGATTTCGTCTGGGTGATCCTGGCCGTCATCGGCCTGTGGATGCTCCTGCCAACTGGCGCCACGCAGAGCGCCATCGATCCACTCGGCGCGGCCCTGGCCCTTGGCGCAGGCGTTTGCTGGGCGCTATACATCATCTTCGGGCAGAAAGCCGGCGCCCAGCATGGCCGCCACACAGTCGCGCTAGGCACCTGGGTCGCCGCGTTGCTGGTGCTGCCCATCGGCGCCTGGCACGCAGGCAGCGATCTGCTCAGCCTCGACCTGCTGCCCATTGCCTTAGGCGTCGCAGTGCTGTCCTCAGCCCTGCCCTACAGCCTGGAGATGGTGGCTCTGACGCGACTGCCAGCGCGCACCTTCAGCGTATTGATGAGCCTGGAGCCGGCAATCGCGGCCATGTGCGGCCTGGCCTTTCTCGGCGAGAAGCTGCTCTGGGGCCAGTGGCTGGCCGTCGGCGCGATCATCGTCGCCTCGGCTGGCGCCGCCGCCACTATCAGACCCAAGCGCTAG
- a CDS encoding pyrimidine/purine nucleoside phosphorylase yields the protein MFKVNEYFDGTVKSIGFAMAEGPATIGVMAPGEYEFGTSQLEVMHVIAGALTVKLPGSDSWNTYEAGSQFTVEANSKFQLKVAVDTAYLCEYR from the coding sequence ATGTTCAAGGTCAACGAGTACTTCGACGGCACCGTCAAATCCATCGGCTTCGCCATGGCCGAAGGCCCCGCCACTATCGGCGTGATGGCCCCGGGCGAATACGAATTCGGCACCAGCCAGCTGGAAGTCATGCATGTCATTGCCGGCGCCCTGACCGTGAAACTGCCGGGCAGCGACAGCTGGAACACCTATGAGGCCGGCAGCCAGTTCACCGTCGAGGCCAACAGCAAGTTCCAACTGAAGGTGGCCGTGGATACCGCCTACCTCTGCGAATACCGCTAA
- a CDS encoding NAD(P)-dependent oxidoreductase produces the protein MAKVAFIGLGVMGYPMAGHLARKGHQVTVYNRSAGKAEQWVAEYAGNSAPTPREAAAGAELVMCCVGNDDDLRSVILGEQGAFAGMAPGAILVDHTTASADVARELATVAAERGLGFLDAPVSGGQAGAVNGVLTVMVGGEQQAYAAAEPVIQCYARMMRLMGPAGSGQLSKMVNQICIAGLVQGLAEALNFAQCAGLDGHAVVDVISKGAAQSWQMENRYKTMLAGEFDFGFAVDWMRKDLSIVLEESRRNGAQLPVTALVDQFYADVQGMGGGRWDTSSLLARLQRNR, from the coding sequence ATGGCAAAGGTCGCATTTATCGGCTTGGGCGTTATGGGGTATCCGATGGCCGGGCATCTTGCCCGCAAGGGGCATCAGGTGACGGTCTATAACCGTTCGGCGGGCAAGGCCGAGCAGTGGGTGGCGGAATATGCCGGCAACAGCGCGCCGACCCCGCGTGAGGCGGCGGCGGGTGCCGAACTGGTGATGTGTTGCGTCGGCAACGATGACGACCTGCGCAGCGTGATTCTGGGTGAGCAGGGCGCTTTCGCCGGTATGGCGCCGGGCGCCATTCTGGTCGACCACACCACCGCTTCGGCCGATGTGGCACGCGAGCTGGCGACTGTCGCGGCCGAGCGTGGCCTGGGTTTCCTCGATGCGCCGGTTTCCGGCGGCCAGGCCGGTGCGGTCAATGGTGTGCTGACCGTGATGGTCGGTGGCGAGCAACAGGCCTATGCAGCGGCAGAGCCCGTGATCCAGTGCTATGCGCGGATGATGCGGCTGATGGGGCCGGCCGGTAGCGGCCAGTTGAGCAAGATGGTCAACCAGATCTGCATCGCCGGCCTGGTGCAGGGGTTGGCCGAGGCCTTGAACTTCGCCCAGTGCGCAGGCCTCGATGGCCATGCGGTAGTCGACGTGATCAGCAAGGGGGCGGCGCAGTCGTGGCAGATGGAAAATCGCTACAAGACAATGCTGGCCGGCGAGTTCGACTTCGGCTTTGCGGTCGACTGGATGCGCAAGGACCTTTCCATCGTGCTCGAGGAGTCGCGTCGCAATGGCGCGCAGCTACCGGTGACAGCGCTGGTCGATCAGTTCTATGCCGACGTTCAGGGCATGGGTGGCGGGCGCTGGGATACTTCGAGCCTGCTGGCGCGTCTGCAGCGTAACCGCTGA
- a CDS encoding DUF1287 domain-containing protein: MRMLVVLLAWALALAAQAIEADRLVLDARKQVGVTLSYDPAYRQLSYPGGDVPMATGVCTDVVIRALRQQGLDLQEAVHRDMRSNFALYPRNWGLSRPDSNIDHRRVPNLMTWFKRQGWSLPVSQDPAVYQAGDIVTWDLGRGLTHIGIVSDRQAANGAPLILHNIGRGTQEEDILFAYRITGHYRPQAQQASALR; encoded by the coding sequence ATGCGGATGCTGGTTGTACTGCTGGCCTGGGCGCTGGCCCTGGCTGCGCAGGCCATCGAGGCTGACAGGCTGGTGCTGGATGCGCGCAAGCAGGTCGGCGTGACCCTGAGCTATGACCCGGCCTACCGCCAGTTGAGCTATCCGGGCGGCGACGTGCCCATGGCCACCGGTGTGTGCACCGACGTGGTGATCCGCGCGCTGCGCCAGCAGGGGCTGGACCTGCAGGAGGCAGTGCATCGCGACATGCGCAGCAATTTTGCCCTTTACCCCAGAAACTGGGGCCTGAGCCGGCCGGACAGCAATATCGACCACCGTCGCGTGCCCAACCTGATGACCTGGTTCAAGCGTCAGGGCTGGTCGCTGCCGGTCAGTCAGGATCCTGCGGTTTACCAGGCTGGCGATATCGTCACCTGGGATCTGGGGCGCGGCCTGACTCATATCGGCATCGTCAGCGATCGTCAGGCGGCAAATGGTGCGCCGCTGATCCTGCATAACATCGGCCGCGGCACGCAGGAGGAAGATATCCTCTTCGCCTACCGCATCACTGGCCATTATCGCCCGCAGGCGCAACAGGCGAGTGCCCTACGATGA
- a CDS encoding ABC transporter transmembrane domain-containing protein — protein MTCLLSSRQRGAIRLAWRFIAPYRGRVLGALLALLFTAAITLSMGQGIKLLVDQGLATQSPAALRQSLLLFFVLVLALAFGTYTRFYLVSWIGERVVADIRRRVFDHLIELHPGFYESNRSSEIQSRLTADTTLLQSVIGSSLSMALRNLIMLIGGSVLLVITNPKLSGIVLLALPLVVAPILLFGRRVRALSRQSQDRVADVGSYVGEVLGQIKTVQAYNHQNEDKRRFGESAEAAFDVARKRIAQRSWLITVVIVLVLGAVGVMLWVGGMDVIAGRISGGELAAFVFYSLIVGSSFGTLSEVIGELQRAAGAAERIGELLRSSNAIVAPEQPQHLPQPVRGRIELQGVRFAYPSRPDSYAIDGVDLQVAAGETLALVGPSGAGKSTLFDLLLRFFDPQAGRILIDGVPIDQLDPRELRACFALVSQSPALFFGSVEDNIRYGRLDASRAEVEAAARAAHAHEFIERLPQGYQTHLGEAGLGLSGGQRQRLAIARALMADAPILLLDEATSALDAESEHLIQQALPSLMAGRTTLVIAHRLATVKQADRIAVVEQGHLAAIGSHAELIESSPLYARLAELQFGN, from the coding sequence ATGACTTGCCTGCTTTCCTCCCGCCAGCGTGGTGCGATACGCCTGGCCTGGCGCTTTATCGCGCCTTATCGCGGCCGGGTGCTGGGTGCGCTGCTGGCCTTGCTGTTCACGGCGGCGATCACCCTGTCCATGGGGCAGGGCATCAAGCTGCTGGTGGATCAGGGCCTGGCGACGCAATCGCCGGCTGCGCTGCGTCAGTCCCTGCTGCTGTTCTTCGTGCTGGTGCTGGCGCTGGCCTTTGGCACCTACACGCGCTTCTACCTGGTGTCGTGGATCGGCGAGCGGGTGGTGGCCGATATTCGCCGGCGGGTGTTCGATCACCTGATCGAGTTGCATCCCGGCTTCTACGAGAGCAATCGCAGCTCAGAGATTCAGTCACGGCTGACCGCCGATACCACCTTGCTGCAGTCGGTGATCGGCTCGTCGCTGTCGATGGCACTGCGCAACCTGATCATGCTGATCGGCGGCAGCGTGTTGCTGGTGATCACCAACCCCAAGCTCAGCGGTATCGTCCTGCTGGCCTTGCCGCTGGTGGTGGCGCCGATCCTGCTGTTCGGCCGTCGCGTGCGGGCGCTGTCGCGGCAGAGCCAGGACCGTGTGGCCGATGTCGGCAGCTACGTCGGCGAGGTGTTGGGGCAGATCAAGACGGTGCAGGCCTACAACCACCAGAACGAGGACAAGCGACGCTTTGGCGAGTCCGCCGAGGCCGCTTTCGATGTGGCGCGTAAACGCATCGCTCAGCGTTCCTGGCTGATCACCGTAGTCATCGTGCTGGTGCTCGGGGCGGTGGGCGTGATGCTCTGGGTTGGCGGCATGGACGTGATCGCCGGACGCATTTCCGGCGGCGAGCTGGCGGCCTTCGTGTTCTACAGCCTGATCGTCGGCTCGTCCTTCGGCACCCTGAGCGAGGTGATCGGCGAACTGCAGCGCGCGGCCGGAGCGGCGGAGCGTATTGGCGAACTGCTGCGCTCCAGCAATGCCATCGTCGCGCCGGAGCAGCCTCAGCATCTGCCGCAGCCGGTGCGTGGGCGTATCGAGTTGCAGGGCGTGCGTTTCGCCTATCCATCGCGGCCCGACAGCTACGCCATCGATGGCGTTGACCTGCAGGTGGCGGCCGGTGAAACCCTGGCGCTGGTCGGGCCATCGGGAGCGGGCAAGTCGACGCTGTTCGATCTGCTGCTGCGCTTTTTCGACCCGCAGGCCGGGCGCATCCTCATCGATGGTGTGCCGATCGATCAGCTCGATCCGCGCGAGCTGCGCGCCTGCTTCGCTCTGGTGTCGCAGAGTCCGGCGCTGTTCTTCGGTTCGGTGGAGGACAATATTCGCTATGGCCGACTCGATGCCTCCCGGGCAGAGGTAGAAGCGGCCGCGCGGGCAGCGCATGCCCACGAATTCATCGAGCGTCTGCCGCAGGGGTATCAGACCCATCTGGGCGAGGCCGGGCTGGGGCTGTCGGGTGGGCAGCGTCAGCGTCTGGCGATTGCCCGTGCATTGATGGCCGATGCGCCTATCCTGCTGCTTGACGAGGCCACCAGCGCCCTGGATGCCGAGAGCGAACATCTGATCCAGCAGGCACTACCGTCGCTGATGGCCGGGCGCACCACCCTGGTGATCGCCCATCGCCTGGCCACGGTGAAACAGGCGGACCGCATCGCCGTGGTCGAACAGGGGCACCTGGCGGCCATTGGCAGTCATGCCGAGCTGATCGAGAGTAGTCCGCTCTATGCGCGCTTGGCGGAGCTGCAGTTCGGCAACTAG
- a CDS encoding exonuclease domain-containing protein: MGHWLVIDLEATTDEGGWPMEEMEIIEIGASLVGADGHERDHFQRFVKPQRRPCLTDFCRELTHIKQADIDSAAPMPQVWPPFERWLTQHAPRLVGWSSWGDYDRRQLEQEWRRHQVHSLLAGVPHLNLKQAFAKARQLQRPVGLHSALQLAGMHFQGQQHRALEDARNTARLLPLVLPLKD, translated from the coding sequence ATGGGACATTGGTTGGTCATCGACCTGGAAGCCACGACCGACGAAGGTGGCTGGCCGATGGAAGAAATGGAAATCATCGAGATCGGTGCCAGCCTGGTCGGCGCTGACGGCCACGAGCGCGATCACTTCCAGCGTTTCGTCAAACCACAGCGGCGCCCATGCCTGACAGACTTCTGCCGCGAGCTCACCCACATCAAGCAGGCCGATATCGACAGCGCCGCGCCAATGCCACAGGTCTGGCCCCCGTTTGAGCGCTGGCTGACGCAGCACGCACCGCGTCTGGTCGGCTGGAGTAGTTGGGGCGACTATGACCGCCGCCAGCTGGAGCAGGAATGGCGTCGGCATCAGGTGCACAGCCTGCTGGCTGGCGTGCCCCATCTGAATCTGAAACAGGCATTCGCCAAGGCCCGGCAACTGCAACGCCCGGTCGGCCTGCACAGCGCACTGCAGCTGGCCGGCATGCACTTTCAGGGGCAACAGCACCGAGCCCTCGAGGACGCCCGTAATACCGCGCGCCTGCTGCCGCTGGTGCTACCGCTCAAAGACTGA